A stretch of the Pseudomonas helvetica genome encodes the following:
- a CDS encoding NAD(P)/FAD-dependent oxidoreductase encodes MTIEIIKTDTLIVGAGQAGVAMSEHLSKLGVPHLVLERNRIAERWRTGRWDSLVANGPVWHDRFPGLEFDDLSPDGFAPKERVADYFEAYARKFNAPIRTGVEVKKVERNVGRPGFTIETSEGVIEANRVVAATGPFQRPVIPPIAPQDQPFLQIHSADYRNPAQLPEGAVLVVGAGSSGVQIADELQRAGKQVYLSVGAHDRPPRAYRNRDFCWWLGVLGEWDQAAMKPGREHVTIAVSGAHGGRTVDFRGLAHRGMTLVGLTQSFNGAVATFQPNLADNLARGDENYLALLNAADAYIERNGLDLPEEPEARTTFADPACVTHPILELDLAKAGVTSIIWATGFATDYSWLKVDAFDDNGKPQHQRGVSSEPGVYFLGLPWQSRRGSSFIWGVWHDAKYVADHIAIQRSYLDYRDAGQRQAEAAPAVHKTPVSA; translated from the coding sequence ATGACCATTGAAATAATAAAAACAGACACGCTGATTGTCGGCGCGGGTCAGGCGGGTGTGGCCATGAGTGAGCACCTGAGCAAACTCGGCGTGCCGCACCTGGTGCTGGAGCGCAATCGTATCGCCGAGCGCTGGCGCACCGGGCGCTGGGATTCGCTGGTGGCCAATGGTCCGGTCTGGCACGACCGTTTTCCCGGACTTGAATTCGACGATCTCAGCCCGGATGGCTTTGCCCCGAAAGAGCGGGTAGCCGATTACTTCGAAGCCTATGCCAGGAAATTCAACGCGCCCATCCGCACCGGTGTCGAGGTGAAGAAGGTTGAACGCAATGTCGGTCGACCGGGTTTCACCATTGAAACCTCTGAAGGGGTGATCGAGGCCAACCGTGTGGTGGCCGCCACCGGGCCGTTCCAGCGTCCAGTCATCCCGCCGATCGCGCCGCAAGATCAGCCGTTCCTGCAGATCCACTCGGCCGACTACCGCAATCCAGCGCAACTGCCCGAGGGCGCTGTTCTGGTCGTCGGTGCCGGGTCGTCGGGGGTGCAGATCGCCGATGAATTGCAGCGCGCCGGCAAGCAGGTGTACCTCTCGGTCGGCGCGCACGACCGCCCTCCTCGCGCCTATCGCAACCGGGATTTCTGCTGGTGGCTGGGCGTGCTCGGCGAATGGGATCAAGCGGCCATGAAGCCCGGTCGCGAACACGTCACCATCGCCGTAAGCGGTGCGCATGGCGGCCGTACGGTGGACTTCCGCGGGCTGGCCCATCGCGGCATGACGCTCGTCGGCCTGACCCAATCGTTCAATGGCGCCGTGGCGACCTTCCAGCCCAATCTTGCCGACAACCTGGCCCGCGGCGACGAGAACTATCTGGCGCTGCTCAATGCCGCTGACGCGTACATCGAGCGCAATGGCCTGGACCTGCCGGAAGAACCTGAAGCCCGCACTACCTTCGCGGATCCTGCGTGCGTGACCCATCCGATTCTCGAGCTCGACCTGGCCAAGGCCGGCGTGACCTCGATCATCTGGGCCACCGGGTTTGCCACGGACTACAGCTGGTTGAAGGTCGACGCCTTCGACGACAACGGCAAACCGCAGCATCAGCGTGGCGTGTCGAGCGAGCCGGGTGTGTATTTCCTCGGTCTGCCGTGGCAGTCGCGTCGCGGCTCGTCGTTCATCTGGGGTGTTTGGCACGACGCCAAGTACGTGGCGGATCACATCGCCATTCAGCGTTCGTACCTCGACTACCGCGATGCCGGGCAGCGTCAGGCTGAAGCCGCCCCGGCCGTCCATAAAACACCTGTCAGTGCTTGA
- a CDS encoding RidA family protein, with the protein MSTPTHTRIRMFNTKETYPNQSLDNDLCQAVRAGNTVYVRGQVGTDFEGNLVGLGDPRAQAEQAMRNVKQLLEEAGSDLSHIVKTTTYLIDPRYREPVYQEVGKWLKGVFPISTGLVVSALGQPQWLMEIDVIAVIPE; encoded by the coding sequence ATGTCCACGCCAACCCATACCCGCATTCGCATGTTCAACACCAAGGAAACCTACCCGAACCAGAGCCTGGACAATGACCTGTGCCAGGCGGTCCGGGCCGGCAACACCGTATATGTTCGCGGCCAGGTCGGTACCGATTTTGAAGGCAACCTCGTCGGTCTTGGTGACCCGCGTGCGCAAGCCGAACAAGCCATGCGCAACGTCAAGCAATTGCTGGAAGAAGCCGGCAGCGACCTCAGCCACATCGTCAAAACCACCACCTACCTGATCGATCCGCGTTACCGCGAGCCGGTCTATCAGGAAGTTGGCAAGTGGCTCAAAGGGGTGTTTCCGATTTCGACCGGGTTGGTGGTTTCGGCACTGGGGCAGCCGCAGTGGCTGATGGAGATTGATGTGATTGCGGTGATTCCTGAGTAA
- a CDS encoding DUF1028 domain-containing protein — translation MTFSIAARCPETGQLGIAISSSSIAVGARCPWLLPGVGAVSTQNITLPSLGPEVLTVMEQGLAPSAAFDKVLTRNGYSQYRQITAIDHLGQTAHFSGAQTLGTHNAVSGEQCVAAGNMLADRGVIEAMVKAFEHGEGQLADRLLAALKAAVAAGGEAGPVHSAAVVVVGELTWPIINLRVDWADHDPIGELEKLWDAYRPQVQDYIDRALAPDKSPGYGVAGDDR, via the coding sequence ATGACCTTTTCCATCGCCGCACGTTGCCCCGAAACCGGTCAATTGGGCATCGCGATCAGTTCCTCGAGCATCGCTGTCGGCGCACGCTGCCCTTGGCTGCTGCCAGGTGTGGGCGCGGTCTCCACGCAAAACATCACTTTGCCGTCACTCGGCCCGGAAGTCCTCACCGTCATGGAACAAGGCCTTGCGCCCTCGGCTGCATTCGACAAGGTGTTGACCCGCAACGGCTACAGCCAATATCGGCAAATTACCGCGATTGACCACCTCGGCCAGACCGCACACTTCAGCGGCGCGCAAACCCTGGGCACCCACAACGCGGTGTCGGGCGAACAATGCGTGGCTGCCGGCAACATGCTGGCGGACCGTGGGGTGATCGAGGCCATGGTCAAGGCCTTCGAGCACGGCGAAGGTCAACTGGCCGACCGCTTGCTGGCGGCGCTGAAAGCCGCTGTGGCGGCGGGTGGCGAAGCCGGGCCCGTGCATTCGGCGGCGGTCGTCGTGGTCGGCGAGCTGACCTGGCCGATTATCAACCTGCGGGTCGATTGGGCTGATCACGACCCGATAGGCGAACTGGAGAAATTGTGGGACGCCTATCGGCCACAGGTTCAGGATTACATCGACCGCGCCCTGGCCCCCGACAAGTCGCCTGGTTACGGCGTGGCGGGAGACGACCGATGA
- the argE gene encoding acetylornithine deacetylase, with protein sequence MSNSVDLLKQLVAFDTTSRESNLHLIDFVRDYLERFDVPCERVYNEQRSKANLFATIGPADRPGIVLSGHTDVVPVDGQPWTVAPFQLSERDGKLYGRGTADMKGYIACILALVPSLVNAPLRRPVHIALSYDEEVGCLGVRSLLKALEQRPVKPMLCIIGEPTELKPVLGHKGKLAMRCDIHGEACHSAYAPLGVNAIEYAAELIGELGRIGHRLKAPEHHDTRFDPPFSTVQTGVISGGKALNIVPADCRFDFEIRALPSQDPSVVAQELQTYAEQQVLPRMRAVSDQSDIRFSELSAYPGLATDAHSEAAELIAAFSGSREFGTVAFGTEGGLFDAAGIPTVVCGPGSMDQGHKPDEFVSLDQLKGCDAMLQRMLSSIC encoded by the coding sequence ATGAGCAACAGTGTCGATTTGCTCAAGCAACTGGTGGCCTTCGACACCACGAGCCGCGAATCAAACCTGCACCTCATCGACTTTGTCCGCGACTACCTCGAACGCTTCGACGTGCCTTGCGAACGGGTCTACAACGAGCAGCGCAGCAAGGCCAATCTGTTCGCAACCATCGGCCCGGCAGATCGGCCGGGCATCGTGCTGTCGGGGCACACCGATGTGGTGCCCGTCGACGGCCAGCCGTGGACCGTTGCGCCGTTCCAGCTCAGCGAGCGCGACGGCAAGTTGTACGGTCGCGGCACCGCCGACATGAAAGGCTACATCGCCTGTATTCTCGCCCTGGTCCCGTCCTTGGTGAACGCCCCGCTACGGCGGCCGGTGCATATCGCGCTGTCGTACGATGAAGAAGTCGGCTGCCTTGGGGTCCGCTCGCTGCTCAAAGCCCTCGAACAGCGCCCGGTCAAACCGATGCTCTGCATCATTGGCGAGCCGACCGAACTCAAACCGGTGCTGGGTCACAAGGGCAAACTGGCGATGCGTTGCGACATTCATGGTGAGGCCTGCCATTCGGCGTACGCCCCGCTCGGGGTCAACGCGATTGAATACGCCGCCGAACTGATCGGTGAACTGGGGCGGATCGGCCACCGGCTCAAAGCGCCAGAGCATCACGATACCCGTTTCGACCCGCCGTTCAGCACGGTGCAAACCGGCGTGATTTCCGGCGGCAAAGCCTTGAACATCGTCCCGGCGGATTGCCGCTTCGATTTTGAAATCCGCGCCCTGCCCTCACAAGACCCCAGCGTGGTGGCGCAGGAACTGCAGACCTACGCTGAACAACAGGTATTACCGCGCATGCGCGCGGTGAGCGATCAGAGCGACATCCGCTTCAGTGAGTTGTCGGCGTACCCCGGTTTGGCGACTGATGCGCACAGCGAAGCGGCTGAGTTGATCGCTGCATTTTCCGGCTCGCGGGAGTTCGGGACGGTAGCGTTCGGCACCGAGGGCGGGCTGTTTGACGCAGCGGGGATTCCAACGGTGGTCTGCGGTCCTGGCAGCATGGATCAGGGCCACAAACCGGACGAGTTTGTCAGCCTCGATCAATTGAAGGGCTGCGACGCCATGCTGCAACGGATGCTGTCATCGATCTGCTGA
- a CDS encoding LysR family transcriptional regulator, which yields MAAYNLRQLRYFVTTADCGSVAEASRKLYIAQPSVSTAIKHLEDSFGVQLFIRHHAQGVSLTPSGSRFYRKAVELLRVAHEFEQNALADNDMVAGQIDIGCFETVAPLYLPRLIAGFKERWPGVEIRIRDGEQQELVQALTAGSIDLAMLFEHDLDSTIETVPLMPPQQPYALLPADHRFAQQAKVSLHELVLEPMILLDVVPSRTYFVSVFEELGLRPHIVFSSPSIEMVRGMVGRGFGFSILVTKPFSDYTYDGQKVVCVPLAETVTGSGLSAAWLRRTQLTKPVQLFVDYCQEELARLCS from the coding sequence ATGGCTGCTTACAACCTGCGCCAGCTCAGGTATTTCGTCACCACCGCCGATTGCGGCAGCGTGGCTGAAGCCTCTCGCAAGCTCTATATCGCCCAACCGTCGGTGTCGACCGCCATCAAGCACCTGGAAGACAGCTTTGGTGTTCAGCTGTTTATCCGGCATCACGCGCAGGGTGTTTCGCTGACGCCGAGTGGCTCGCGTTTTTACCGCAAAGCGGTTGAGCTGCTGCGGGTGGCTCACGAGTTCGAACAGAACGCGCTGGCGGACAATGACATGGTGGCGGGGCAGATCGATATTGGCTGTTTTGAAACGGTGGCGCCGCTGTACCTGCCACGCTTGATCGCCGGCTTCAAAGAGCGCTGGCCGGGTGTGGAGATCCGTATTCGCGATGGCGAGCAGCAGGAGTTGGTGCAGGCACTGACCGCCGGCAGCATTGATCTGGCGATGCTCTTCGAACACGATCTGGACAGCACGATTGAGACCGTGCCGCTGATGCCGCCGCAGCAACCCTATGCCTTGCTGCCGGCCGATCACCGGTTTGCGCAACAGGCGAAAGTCTCGCTGCATGAGCTGGTACTGGAGCCGATGATTTTGCTCGACGTGGTGCCGAGCCGGACCTACTTCGTGAGCGTTTTTGAAGAGCTCGGGTTGAGGCCGCACATTGTCTTCAGCTCGCCGTCGATCGAGATGGTGCGCGGAATGGTGGGGCGCGGTTTCGGCTTTTCGATTCTGGTGACCAAGCCGTTTTCGGACTACACCTATGACGGGCAAAAAGTCGTGTGTGTCCCGCTGGCTGAAACGGTCACCGGCTCGGGTTTATCGGCGGCGTGGTTGCGTCGCACGCAACTGACCAAACCGGTGCAGCTGTTCGTGGATTATTGCCAGGAAGAACTGGCCCGACTTTGTAGCTGA
- a CDS encoding EamA family transporter, with amino-acid sequence MKARHLLLAISITAIWGVNFSVIKLGLTSVDPLILAGIRFTLCALPAIFFIPKPDVQWRYIMGYGLVFGIGLWGVVNLGIQSGLSAGIASLVLQFSAFFTLLLGSWIFKEAISRYQLAGIGIASCGLLSIISIVDGTVTTAGLLLVLLGAVAWSVANVINKKAKTTQVFAFLVWSSAFSPIPLFSLDYAVNGSTGYSALVSQLDYRAVLSILFQVYPNTLFGYWVWNSLLKRYPVSTVAPLSLLVPVFGLLGSVTIFNESLSVNKVVAVVLIVSGLGVGLYGQRVLSAVLKRSDRCPS; translated from the coding sequence ATGAAAGCCAGGCACCTGCTACTCGCCATTTCGATTACGGCCATATGGGGCGTGAATTTCTCGGTTATCAAACTGGGCCTCACCAGCGTTGACCCGCTGATCCTTGCTGGCATTCGCTTCACGCTTTGCGCACTTCCAGCGATCTTTTTCATTCCGAAACCTGATGTGCAGTGGCGCTACATCATGGGTTACGGTCTGGTCTTCGGTATCGGACTTTGGGGCGTCGTTAACCTTGGCATCCAGTCTGGTCTTTCAGCAGGCATCGCTTCGCTGGTGCTTCAGTTCAGCGCATTTTTCACCCTCCTGCTGGGTTCATGGATATTCAAGGAAGCGATTTCCCGCTACCAACTGGCGGGTATAGGTATCGCCTCCTGTGGCTTGTTGAGCATCATCTCGATTGTTGATGGGACAGTCACGACGGCCGGGCTGCTGTTGGTGCTGCTGGGAGCGGTCGCCTGGAGTGTCGCCAACGTGATCAACAAAAAAGCGAAGACCACCCAGGTCTTCGCTTTCCTGGTGTGGTCCAGCGCGTTTTCGCCCATCCCTCTTTTCTCGCTGGATTACGCTGTCAACGGCTCAACGGGTTACAGCGCATTGGTGAGTCAACTCGACTACCGCGCTGTCCTGTCGATCCTGTTCCAGGTCTACCCCAATACACTATTCGGCTACTGGGTGTGGAATTCACTTCTGAAACGATATCCCGTGTCTACAGTCGCTCCATTGTCGTTATTGGTGCCGGTATTCGGACTGCTCGGCTCAGTCACAATTTTCAATGAGAGCCTGTCAGTCAACAAAGTCGTTGCAGTCGTTCTCATCGTGTCGGGTCTTGGCGTCGGCTTATACGGACAGCGCGTCCTCAGTGCGGTGCTCAAGCGTTCTGACCGATGCCCATCGTGA
- a CDS encoding MFS transporter: protein MTADADSATKRFSRQPSGLLHSDTGERSRTDRSPGLSPSLTLLFSVTCALAVANVYFAQPLLASMAESLGVTSGLIGVVVTATQVGYALGLLFIVPLGDRVNRKRLILTQVLLSAVALAAVGAAQQWLALLSAMIVMGLLAVVVQVLVAYAAVLATPSQRGQAVGTVTSGIVLGILLARFTSGLIADFAGWRAVYFVSSGLMLTIAAVLWKVVPATAPPRHQDSYLALINSLFKLFITERTLRARGLLALLIFAAFSVLWTSMVLPLSAPPLSLSHTAIGLFGLAGVAGALAASRAGRWADQGLGQRVTGISLGLLTLSWLPITFAETSLIALVCGVVLLDFAVQAVHVTNQSLIFAARPDAHSRMVGAYMCFYSVGSALGAVAATQVYALWGWMAVSLLGALISAAALLLWILTFNSSTTHQGRSA from the coding sequence ATGACAGCAGATGCCGACTCAGCCACCAAACGGTTCTCCAGACAGCCTTCGGGATTACTGCATTCGGATACCGGAGAACGCAGCAGGACCGACCGGTCTCCAGGGCTTTCCCCGTCGCTCACCTTATTGTTTTCCGTCACCTGCGCACTTGCAGTCGCCAATGTTTACTTCGCCCAACCTTTGCTCGCCTCAATGGCTGAGAGCCTGGGCGTCACCTCAGGATTGATCGGGGTCGTGGTGACGGCCACTCAGGTGGGTTACGCGTTGGGGTTGCTGTTCATCGTCCCACTGGGCGATAGGGTCAACCGTAAGCGGCTGATTCTGACTCAGGTCCTGCTGTCTGCGGTTGCACTCGCGGCGGTCGGCGCAGCACAGCAATGGCTGGCCCTGTTGAGCGCCATGATCGTGATGGGCTTACTGGCAGTGGTTGTTCAAGTACTGGTGGCATACGCCGCCGTGTTGGCAACGCCATCACAACGCGGGCAGGCAGTGGGGACGGTAACCAGTGGAATTGTCCTGGGCATTCTTCTGGCACGGTTTACCTCTGGCCTGATTGCGGACTTCGCCGGCTGGCGCGCCGTTTACTTCGTGTCTTCAGGATTGATGCTGACCATCGCGGCGGTGCTGTGGAAAGTGGTTCCTGCCACGGCGCCGCCAAGGCATCAAGACTCCTACCTGGCGCTCATAAATTCACTCTTCAAACTGTTCATTACCGAACGCACTTTACGCGCCAGGGGCCTTCTGGCCTTACTGATCTTTGCCGCTTTTTCTGTGCTGTGGACATCCATGGTGCTGCCGTTGAGCGCTCCGCCGCTGTCGCTTTCACACACTGCCATCGGCCTGTTTGGCTTGGCCGGCGTCGCCGGTGCCCTTGCTGCCAGTAGAGCTGGTCGCTGGGCCGATCAAGGCCTGGGGCAACGAGTGACCGGCATTTCGCTGGGGCTCCTGACGCTGTCCTGGTTACCCATCACGTTTGCCGAGACGTCCCTGATCGCGCTGGTCTGCGGCGTAGTCCTGCTCGACTTCGCGGTGCAAGCGGTACACGTCACCAACCAGAGCCTCATTTTTGCTGCACGACCCGACGCCCACAGTCGCATGGTCGGCGCATACATGTGCTTCTACTCGGTCGGTAGCGCGCTGGGAGCGGTAGCCGCGACCCAGGTTTATGCGCTCTGGGGCTGGATGGCAGTAAGCCTGCTGGGCGCCTTGATCAGCGCTGCTGCCTTGCTGCTGTGGATTCTCACGTTTAATTCTTCAACGACCCATCAAGGACGATCAGCATGA
- a CDS encoding helix-turn-helix domain-containing protein has protein sequence MLEDASPHSSECPVARTLEAIGDRWSLMIIRDAFDDIRRFSEFQKSLGVAKNILASRLKTLVEVGVFDVRPASDGSAYKEYVLTEKGREIFPVVVSMRQWGERFLFKPQETRSVLIDNESGEPLMPIEVRSSRGQKLGPSDCHRVRFVGGES, from the coding sequence ATGCTCGAAGATGCCTCACCACACAGCAGCGAATGCCCGGTCGCAAGAACACTGGAGGCCATCGGGGATCGTTGGTCGCTCATGATCATCCGCGACGCGTTTGACGACATTCGCCGATTCAGCGAATTTCAAAAGAGCTTGGGCGTGGCCAAGAATATTCTCGCATCGCGACTGAAGACGCTGGTTGAGGTCGGGGTTTTCGACGTTCGACCGGCGTCAGATGGCAGCGCCTACAAGGAGTACGTCCTTACGGAAAAAGGACGGGAGATCTTTCCAGTTGTGGTCAGCATGAGGCAGTGGGGCGAACGTTTCCTGTTCAAGCCGCAGGAGACGCGTTCTGTGCTGATAGACAACGAGTCCGGCGAGCCTCTGATGCCGATTGAAGTTCGCTCATCACGCGGTCAAAAGCTTGGACCGTCTGACTGCCACAGAGTGAGATTTGTTGGCGGCGAGTCGTGA
- a CDS encoding amidase — translation MIEVTEVPIAQLRAALESGQTTAVELVQAYLARIDAYDGPDTPTALNAVVVRNPEALNEAQASDARRAKGQTLGPLDGIPYTAKDSYLVKGLTAASGSPAFANLIAYRDAFTIERLRAAGAICLGKTNMPPMANGGMQRGVYGRAESPYNADYLTAPFASGSSNGAGTATAASFAAFGLAEETWSSGRGPASNNGLCAYTPSRGVISVRGNWPLTPTMDVVVPFARTMADLLEVLDVVVAEDPDTRGDLWRMQPWVPIPSVASVRPISYVALAANPDALAGKRFGIPRMYINADPEAGTSETPGIGGPTGQRINTRASVIGLWEQARQALEAAGAEVIDVDFPLVSNCEGDRPGAPTVFNRGIVSKEFLHHELWDLTAWAFDDFLQANGDPTLNRLVDVNGPLIFPHDPGTLPNREGDLAAGMDEYVRMAERGLTPWDQITTVPDGLRGLEQTRKIDLEDWMDKLGLDAVLFPTVADVGPANADVDPTSADIAWSNGIWVANGNLAIRHLGVPTVTVPMGVMPDIGMPVGLTFAGRAYDDSTLLRLASAFEATGTKRLIPPRTPVLRK, via the coding sequence ATGATCGAGGTCACCGAGGTTCCCATTGCCCAACTGCGGGCGGCGCTCGAATCGGGCCAGACCACCGCGGTTGAACTGGTGCAGGCCTATCTCGCCCGAATCGATGCCTACGACGGCCCCGACACGCCCACCGCCCTTAACGCGGTGGTGGTGCGCAACCCCGAGGCGCTGAACGAGGCGCAGGCCTCCGATGCCCGCCGCGCCAAAGGCCAGACGCTGGGCCCACTCGATGGCATTCCCTACACGGCCAAGGACAGTTATCTGGTCAAGGGGCTGACCGCCGCGTCCGGAAGCCCGGCCTTCGCCAACCTGATTGCCTATCGCGATGCGTTCACCATCGAACGGCTGCGCGCGGCCGGCGCCATCTGCCTGGGCAAGACCAACATGCCGCCCATGGCCAACGGCGGCATGCAGCGCGGGGTCTACGGCCGGGCAGAAAGCCCGTACAACGCTGACTACCTCACCGCCCCTTTCGCCTCTGGCTCATCGAACGGCGCCGGTACTGCCACCGCCGCCAGTTTCGCGGCCTTCGGCCTCGCGGAAGAAACCTGGTCGAGCGGACGCGGCCCCGCCTCGAACAATGGCCTGTGCGCCTACACGCCGTCACGCGGGGTGATCTCGGTGCGCGGCAACTGGCCGTTGACGCCGACGATGGACGTGGTCGTGCCATTTGCCAGAACCATGGCCGACCTCCTCGAAGTGCTCGACGTGGTCGTGGCAGAAGACCCCGACACACGCGGCGACCTGTGGCGGATGCAACCCTGGGTGCCGATCCCGAGCGTCGCCTCGGTGCGCCCCATCTCCTATGTGGCGCTTGCCGCCAATCCCGATGCCCTCGCCGGAAAACGCTTCGGCATTCCGCGGATGTACATCAACGCCGATCCCGAAGCCGGCACCTCTGAAACGCCGGGAATCGGTGGCCCGACCGGGCAACGAATCAACACCCGCGCCTCGGTGATCGGGCTCTGGGAACAGGCTCGCCAGGCACTCGAAGCGGCTGGCGCCGAAGTGATCGACGTCGACTTCCCGCTGGTCTCCAATTGCGAAGGCGACCGCCCCGGTGCGCCGACCGTGTTCAATCGCGGCATCGTCTCCAAGGAGTTCCTCCACCATGAACTGTGGGACCTGACCGCGTGGGCGTTCGATGACTTCCTGCAGGCCAACGGCGATCCGACATTGAATCGCCTGGTCGACGTCAACGGACCGCTGATCTTCCCCCACGACCCCGGCACCCTGCCCAACCGCGAAGGCGACCTCGCCGCCGGCATGGACGAATACGTGCGAATGGCCGAGCGCGGCCTGACGCCGTGGGACCAGATCACCACCGTACCCGACGGCCTGCGAGGCCTTGAACAGACCCGTAAAATCGACCTCGAAGACTGGATGGACAAACTCGGCCTCGATGCCGTGCTGTTCCCGACCGTCGCCGACGTCGGCCCGGCGAATGCCGATGTCGACCCGACGTCGGCGGACATCGCCTGGAGCAACGGCATCTGGGTCGCCAACGGCAACCTCGCCATCCGCCACCTCGGCGTGCCCACGGTCACCGTACCGATGGGCGTCATGCCGGACATCGGCATGCCGGTCGGGCTGACCTTTGCCGGTCGTGCGTATGACGATTCGACGTTGTTGCGCTTAGCTTCGGCGTTCGAGGCGACGGGGACGAAGCGGCTGATTCCGCCAAGGACTCCGGTGTTGCGCAAGTAA